From the genome of Lentilactobacillus buchneri, one region includes:
- a CDS encoding YfhO family protein, with protein sequence MEPRIDTRRKSFQFRTYLIYSIAFLLVCLATYTIPWLAGKTLIWNVDGIAQHFPIMAQFQRMLQGTAHQAMSGWSWNLGAGADQLTTFAFYIIGDPFSYLIALFPAAKLELGFQVLILLRLYCVGLSFLAWANERDFSTHSKLIGTLIYTFSGYNFYVSMHHPFFLIPMILFPLLAMGIEKVLHKQNWLPLAVAVALALISNFYFAYMLAIGTFVYLLTRYFNIRHNHPEQLKNGRIIYGLVQGVVTGLLTAGVILIPTLLAVFQSTRIAYHAKFANGLILYPLKYYLAMPNQLITSTTTKDYWLVLNFCGLTFLGAVYVLRHFKRYRSLATIITLTIIALMLPQFSAVANAMSTPSNRWLFLIVLPMSLATMILVDQLKNLTQNDLRWLIGASAGLIVLVWITKGFTLKLPQNDLVSYGLLLSFLLLFACQTSLKISPRHVGTILVGLVFINVISAGQGWFSPNNSKNINSNLASGSAEQWLHKYYDGAQNGLAKNGGFYRTTTIHNYYPHRTAGNNIPMVLGTHDLGAYYSIQNGSLFQFSRSLDNSQAVVNSVLGEADGRTTLLNLLGVKYMFAKTDIVKKPQAIPYGFHYVRGKNGKIVDFPEQPVSGLSNHSGTILLKSNLALPLVYTQKYVISAANYRNMSPLQREQAMLSGAVVEKPVDGVSMTEPQNNIQNVPYTTRLFDEHIANNPVKAVLDRLRISPNARYRDTAKKYKTTLPANKVRIWEKATGINPNAKPLQSVLAKNYRIVAENQAANANGLHLMDNDAQGRHLSYQLNINQPEKYRHSELYLVIDGISHTTHSTADRLNSLTADSIIDGTPVSKLQKIDRIRTALQHPDLGAYTLSVQTPNNFTYVRQLPENNLSDYEDRQHIVLNLGYADNLQKSMTIHFNGVKQLKFRSVKLMAVPFNRQYNTRIQQLQKAGLTSQKVTNNSVSGYTDATERTRILTTSIPYSTGWHLKIDGQAGDIFKVNHGFVGARIPVGRHFVSLKYQTPGLALGKLVTAVGIIWWLAFLIGAIGRRIYRRFAK encoded by the coding sequence ATGGAACCGAGAATTGATACTCGCAGAAAGTCTTTTCAGTTTCGAACTTATTTGATCTATTCCATCGCTTTTCTACTTGTCTGCCTCGCCACCTACACGATTCCCTGGCTGGCCGGCAAAACTTTGATCTGGAACGTCGATGGCATTGCCCAACATTTTCCAATTATGGCGCAATTTCAGCGAATGCTTCAAGGAACCGCCCATCAGGCAATGAGCGGCTGGTCGTGGAACCTTGGAGCTGGGGCCGATCAACTCACCACCTTTGCCTTTTACATAATTGGTGATCCATTCAGCTACCTGATTGCCCTTTTCCCGGCTGCCAAGCTGGAGCTCGGCTTTCAAGTCTTAATCTTGCTTCGTCTTTACTGTGTCGGCCTGTCATTTCTGGCTTGGGCCAACGAGCGCGATTTCAGCACCCACAGTAAATTAATCGGGACGTTGATTTATACATTTTCCGGCTACAACTTCTATGTCTCGATGCATCACCCATTTTTCTTAATTCCCATGATTCTGTTTCCGCTGTTGGCAATGGGGATTGAAAAGGTTCTCCACAAGCAGAACTGGCTGCCGTTGGCGGTTGCCGTTGCCTTGGCCCTCATCAGTAACTTTTACTTCGCTTATATGCTGGCAATCGGGACGTTTGTCTATCTATTGACCAGATACTTCAACATCCGTCACAACCACCCTGAGCAGCTCAAGAACGGCAGAATTATCTACGGTTTGGTGCAGGGTGTCGTGACTGGCCTGCTGACTGCTGGGGTCATCTTGATTCCAACTTTATTGGCCGTTTTTCAATCAACTCGAATTGCTTATCATGCCAAGTTTGCCAACGGACTGATTCTTTATCCACTTAAATACTATCTGGCGATGCCCAATCAACTGATCACCAGTACCACCACCAAGGATTACTGGCTGGTGCTAAATTTCTGCGGATTGACATTTCTCGGAGCAGTGTACGTCCTCAGACATTTCAAACGCTACCGATCACTGGCAACCATTATCACGTTAACGATCATTGCGTTGATGCTGCCGCAGTTTAGTGCAGTGGCCAACGCCATGTCAACACCGTCCAATCGCTGGTTGTTCCTGATCGTGTTACCAATGAGCTTGGCAACGATGATTCTGGTTGATCAACTCAAGAACCTGACTCAAAACGATTTGCGCTGGTTGATTGGCGCCAGTGCCGGCTTGATTGTACTCGTGTGGATCACCAAAGGCTTTACCCTCAAATTACCGCAAAACGATTTGGTATCTTACGGATTATTGCTGAGCTTTCTACTATTGTTTGCCTGTCAAACGTCGCTTAAAATATCTCCCAGGCACGTTGGCACCATTTTGGTCGGACTCGTCTTCATTAACGTCATTAGTGCCGGGCAAGGCTGGTTCAGCCCCAATAATAGTAAGAATATCAATTCCAACCTGGCATCCGGGTCGGCTGAACAGTGGCTTCACAAGTATTATGATGGTGCTCAAAATGGGTTGGCAAAAAACGGTGGCTTCTATCGAACAACCACCATTCACAACTACTATCCCCACCGAACCGCCGGCAACAATATCCCGATGGTCTTGGGAACCCATGACTTGGGGGCTTATTACTCCATCCAAAACGGCAGCCTGTTTCAATTCAGCAGATCACTGGATAATTCACAGGCGGTGGTCAACTCCGTGCTTGGTGAAGCAGATGGTAGAACCACCCTGCTGAACCTGCTGGGTGTTAAATACATGTTTGCCAAAACGGATATTGTCAAAAAGCCCCAAGCCATTCCCTATGGGTTCCATTATGTTCGCGGGAAAAACGGCAAAATTGTCGACTTCCCGGAACAACCGGTGAGCGGGTTAAGCAACCATTCCGGGACGATTTTGCTAAAATCCAATTTGGCTTTGCCGTTAGTCTATACACAAAAATATGTCATTTCAGCTGCCAACTACCGCAACATGTCACCGCTTCAACGTGAACAGGCTATGTTATCGGGGGCTGTGGTTGAAAAGCCGGTTGATGGCGTTTCGATGACCGAACCGCAGAACAACATTCAAAATGTGCCGTATACGACACGATTATTTGACGAACACATCGCCAATAACCCAGTCAAGGCTGTCTTGGATCGGCTGCGGATTTCACCAAACGCCCGCTACCGTGATACCGCGAAGAAATACAAGACCACTTTACCGGCCAACAAGGTCCGGATCTGGGAGAAAGCCACTGGCATCAATCCCAATGCCAAGCCGCTACAAAGTGTGCTGGCTAAGAATTACCGGATCGTTGCCGAAAATCAGGCTGCAAATGCCAACGGCCTTCATCTGATGGATAATGATGCGCAGGGACGCCATCTTTCATATCAATTAAACATTAACCAGCCAGAAAAATATCGTCATTCAGAGTTGTATCTGGTGATCGATGGCATCTCCCACACCACTCATTCCACTGCAGACCGACTGAACAGCCTGACTGCCGATTCGATTATTGATGGCACCCCGGTTTCCAAACTGCAAAAAATTGATCGTATCAGAACTGCTCTGCAGCATCCGGATCTCGGTGCTTACACATTGTCGGTTCAAACCCCCAACAACTTCACTTACGTCCGTCAATTACCGGAAAACAACCTCTCCGATTACGAGGATAGACAACACATTGTTTTGAATCTGGGTTACGCCGACAATCTGCAAAAGTCGATGACGATTCACTTTAATGGCGTTAAGCAACTGAAGTTCAGGAGTGTCAAGTTGATGGCCGTACCATTTAACCGGCAGTACAACACCCGCATTCAACAACTTCAAAAAGCTGGTTTGACCAGTCAAAAAGTCACCAATAATTCTGTGAGTGGCTATACGGATGCAACGGAGCGCACCCGCATATTGACCACGTCAATTCCCTACTCCACCGGTTGGCATCTAAAGATCGATGGCCAGGCCGGGGACATCTTCAAGGTCAATCACGGCTTTGTGGGTGCCAGAATTCCGGTTGGCCGCCACTTTGTTTCACTGAAATATCAAACGCCGGGACTCGCGCTTGGCAAACTGGTCACCGCAGTCGGCATCATTTGGTGGCTGGCATTTCTGATTGGGGCGATTGGTCGACGCATTTATCGACGATTCGCAAAATAA
- the arcA gene encoding arginine deiminase — MTSPIHVTSEIGKLKTVLLKRPGREIENFTPDMMPRLLFDDIPYLPIAQKEHDYFADTLRDNGVEVLYLEKLAAEALDAAGDKVRNDFLEQMLTESGYATGTIHDALKEYLSSMNNQDMVNKIMEGIRKNEVDFVPTDLVSAAETENYEFYMDPMPNLYFTRDPSACIGKGLSINHMTFPARQRESLFNEIVIKYHPRFADKGVHVWRDRNHDTRIEGGDELVLNDHVMAIGVSQRTSADAIQDIAKSLFKEGHFDTVIAIKIPHNHAMMHLDTVFTMINYDQFTVHPGILGEGGHIDTWTITPGKNGDLNLDHRTDLKQVLKDALKLDDLDLIPTGNGDPIIAGREQWNDGSNTLAIAPGVVVTYNRNYVSNDLLRKHGLKVLEVISSELSRGRGGPRCMSCPIVREDI; from the coding sequence ATGACAAGTCCAATTCATGTAACATCGGAAATCGGTAAGTTGAAAACAGTTTTACTGAAACGTCCGGGTAGAGAAATTGAAAACTTTACACCTGACATGATGCCCCGGTTATTATTCGATGACATTCCATATTTACCAATTGCCCAAAAGGAACATGACTACTTTGCCGATACTTTACGCGACAACGGTGTCGAAGTATTGTACCTCGAAAAATTAGCTGCTGAAGCTTTAGACGCAGCTGGTGACAAAGTTCGTAATGATTTCTTAGAGCAAATGCTGACTGAATCCGGATATGCAACAGGAACCATCCATGATGCATTGAAAGAATATCTCAGCAGCATGAACAACCAAGACATGGTCAACAAGATCATGGAGGGTATCCGTAAGAATGAAGTAGATTTCGTGCCAACAGACTTAGTAAGTGCTGCTGAAACCGAGAACTACGAATTCTACATGGATCCAATGCCTAACTTATACTTCACCCGTGACCCTTCGGCATGTATCGGTAAAGGTTTGAGTATCAACCACATGACATTCCCTGCAAGACAACGTGAGTCACTCTTTAACGAGATTGTCATCAAGTATCATCCACGTTTTGCTGACAAAGGGGTTCATGTATGGCGTGACCGTAACCACGATACCCGTATCGAAGGTGGAGACGAATTAGTCTTGAACGATCACGTAATGGCAATCGGTGTTTCTCAACGAACTTCCGCTGACGCCATTCAAGATATTGCTAAGAGCTTATTTAAAGAAGGTCACTTTGACACAGTTATTGCGATTAAGATTCCGCATAACCATGCAATGATGCATTTGGATACTGTGTTTACAATGATTAACTACGATCAATTTACGGTTCATCCAGGAATCCTTGGTGAGGGCGGCCATATCGACACTTGGACAATTACTCCAGGTAAGAACGGCGACTTGAACTTGGACCACAGAACTGACCTCAAGCAAGTCTTGAAGGATGCGCTTAAGCTGGATGATTTGGACTTGATCCCAACCGGTAATGGCGACCCAATTATCGCCGGCCGTGAACAATGGAACGATGGTTCAAACACTTTGGCAATTGCTCCAGGCGTTGTGGTAACTTATAACCGGAACTACGTTTCAAATGACTTACTCAGAAAGCATGGCTTAAAAGTGCTGGAGGTTATCTCAAGTGAGTTGTCAAGAGGACGTGGGGGTCCACGTTGCATGAGCTGCCCAATTGTTAGAGAGGACATCTGA
- the arcD gene encoding arginine-ornithine antiporter — MKEHDGKLGLLELIGLVVGSIIGGGVFNLMHDMAVGAGAGAIIIGWVITAIGMVMLALTFQNLTMKRPDLDAGVYSYAEAGFGKYMGFNSAWGYWLSAWLGNVGYATLLMSAVAYFLPVFGDGQNIWSIIAASFILWACHFMILRGVESASFVNTIITIAKLIPIFLFIIIVLFAFKMNMFTSDFWFTPSGKFEFGSVMAQAKSTMLVTVWVFIGIEGAVVFSGRARKRSDVGKATVLGIITVILIYMLITLLSFGVMSRAGLAHLTQPAMAELLQSLVGKWGAMVVNGGLIISVVGAWLSWTMFAGQLPYEAAKEGSFPKMFAKENKNGAPITSLTVTNICVEIFMFSYLITASAYNFFYSIASAAILIPYAFSAFYQLKYSFLEDHGKGRTGNIIVGIISSLYACWLLFAAGANFLLLMSLLFAAGIPVFWILQKKDNHAEKVFGPIEMLLAIFIVLAAIYAIYGLIVGQITF, encoded by the coding sequence ATGAAAGAGCATGATGGTAAATTAGGGCTGCTCGAACTGATCGGATTGGTTGTTGGATCAATCATCGGTGGTGGTGTGTTCAACCTGATGCACGACATGGCCGTAGGAGCCGGAGCCGGTGCGATCATCATTGGTTGGGTTATTACCGCCATTGGAATGGTGATGTTAGCCTTGACGTTCCAGAATTTGACCATGAAGCGTCCAGATCTGGATGCCGGTGTCTATAGCTACGCTGAAGCTGGCTTTGGTAAGTACATGGGATTTAATTCTGCATGGGGCTACTGGTTGTCCGCTTGGCTTGGAAACGTTGGTTATGCGACACTGTTAATGAGTGCCGTTGCCTACTTCCTACCGGTATTTGGGGATGGCCAAAACATCTGGTCAATCATTGCAGCATCGTTTATTTTATGGGCCTGCCATTTTATGATTTTACGCGGGGTTGAATCTGCATCGTTTGTTAACACAATTATTACCATTGCCAAATTGATTCCAATCTTCCTATTCATCATTATCGTATTGTTTGCGTTTAAGATGAATATGTTTACCAGTGATTTCTGGTTTACACCAAGTGGGAAATTTGAATTTGGTAGTGTTATGGCACAAGCCAAGAGTACGATGTTAGTAACTGTTTGGGTCTTCATCGGAATCGAAGGGGCGGTCGTCTTCTCTGGCCGTGCCCGGAAACGTTCTGACGTTGGTAAGGCAACAGTTCTTGGAATTATCACCGTTATTTTGATTTATATGTTAATCACATTGCTATCATTTGGTGTTATGAGTCGTGCAGGGTTGGCACACTTAACTCAACCTGCGATGGCCGAACTGCTTCAAAGCCTGGTTGGTAAATGGGGCGCCATGGTTGTTAACGGCGGGTTAATCATTTCCGTTGTGGGTGCCTGGCTGTCATGGACCATGTTCGCCGGTCAATTGCCATACGAAGCTGCCAAAGAAGGATCCTTCCCGAAGATGTTTGCCAAGGAAAATAAGAATGGGGCACCAATTACCTCATTGACCGTTACCAACATCTGTGTGGAAATCTTCATGTTCTCGTACCTGATTACGGCTTCTGCTTATAACTTCTTCTATTCAATTGCCAGTGCCGCAATTTTGATTCCTTACGCATTTTCAGCATTCTATCAATTGAAGTATTCATTCCTGGAAGATCATGGCAAAGGACGAACCGGCAACATCATTGTTGGAATTATTTCCAGTCTGTATGCCTGCTGGCTGTTGTTTGCCGCTGGAGCCAACTTCCTTCTCTTGATGTCACTGCTCTTTGCTGCCGGAATTCCAGTGTTCTGGATCTTACAGAAGAAGGATAACCACGCCGAGAAGGTCTTTGGACCGATTGAAATGTTGCTGGCAATCTTCATTGTGCTGGCCGCAATCTATGCGATTTATGGATTGATTGTTGGACAAATTACTTTCTAA
- the arcC gene encoding carbamate kinase yields the protein MGRKIVVALGGNAILSKDASAAAQQQALRDTAEHLVKFIENGDQLIISHGNGPQVGNLLLQQAGGSTSDNPEMPLDSCVAMTQGSIGYWMQNAMDQVIKEKGLDKTVATVVTQVEVSADDPAFANPTKPIGPFMSEEDADLAKKQNPDFSFVEDAGRGYRRVVPSPKPIGVVETKAVNALVDAGIVPISVGGGGVPVVSDGSRLAGKEAVIDKDFASEKLAELVGADALIILTAVPNIFVNFNKPDQKKLEHVSVADLHQYIGEKQFAPGSMLPKVQAAIDFVEATGNEAVVTALDNIEGFINDGSGTIISAK from the coding sequence ATGGGACGTAAAATTGTGGTTGCCCTCGGAGGCAACGCCATCCTATCAAAAGATGCTTCAGCTGCCGCGCAACAACAAGCGTTGCGCGATACCGCTGAGCACCTGGTTAAATTCATTGAAAATGGTGACCAACTGATCATTTCTCACGGAAATGGTCCTCAAGTTGGTAACCTGTTATTACAACAAGCTGGTGGCAGCACCAGTGATAACCCGGAAATGCCGCTCGATTCTTGTGTTGCCATGACCCAAGGCAGCATTGGCTATTGGATGCAAAACGCCATGGACCAAGTGATTAAAGAAAAAGGCTTGGACAAGACTGTTGCGACAGTTGTTACCCAAGTTGAGGTCAGTGCTGACGATCCGGCATTTGCCAACCCAACCAAGCCAATTGGGCCATTCATGAGCGAAGAAGATGCTGATCTCGCTAAGAAACAGAACCCGGACTTCAGCTTCGTGGAAGACGCCGGCCGTGGCTATCGGCGGGTTGTTCCTTCACCAAAGCCAATTGGGGTTGTTGAGACGAAAGCGGTCAACGCCTTGGTTGATGCCGGCATCGTGCCGATTTCAGTTGGTGGCGGCGGTGTTCCTGTTGTCAGTGATGGTAGTCGACTGGCTGGTAAGGAAGCAGTTATCGATAAGGATTTCGCCAGTGAAAAACTTGCCGAGTTGGTTGGTGCTGACGCATTGATTATCTTGACCGCGGTTCCAAATATCTTTGTCAACTTCAACAAGCCTGATCAAAAGAAATTGGAGCATGTATCAGTCGCTGATTTGCATCAATACATCGGTGAAAAGCAATTTGCTCCGGGAAGTATGCTGCCTAAGGTTCAAGCAGCGATTGACTTTGTTGAAGCAACTGGCAACGAGGCGGTTGTAACCGCTTTGGATAACATCGAAGGATTTATTAATGATGGGTCGGGGACAATTATTTCGGCAAAATAA
- the argF gene encoding ornithine carbamoyltransferase, giving the protein MTKDFKQNVFQGRSVLAEKDFTAAELEYLIDFGLHLKALKKAGVPHHYLEGKNIALLFEKSSTRTRSAFTTAAIDLGAHPEYLGSGDIQLGKKESTSDTAKVLGSMFDGIEFRGFKQSDAEILARDSGVPVWNGLTDEWHPTQMLADFMTVKENFGKLQGLTLTFMGDGRNNVANSLLVTGAILGVNIHIVSPKELFPTDEIQSIAKGFAEKSGAKLLIIDDLDEGMKGSNIVYTDVWVSMGESNWEERVKLLTPYQVNMEALKKTGTPDDQLIFMHCLPAFHNTETEYGKDIEKKYGITEMEVTDEVFTSKYARQFEEAENRMHSIKAMMAATLGNLFIPRV; this is encoded by the coding sequence ATGACAAAAGATTTCAAGCAAAACGTATTTCAAGGACGCAGCGTATTAGCCGAAAAAGACTTCACAGCAGCCGAACTCGAATATTTGATCGATTTTGGTCTCCATTTGAAGGCACTTAAAAAGGCTGGCGTTCCGCACCACTATTTGGAAGGTAAAAACATTGCCTTACTCTTCGAAAAGTCATCAACTCGTACTCGTTCAGCATTTACCACTGCTGCGATTGACCTTGGTGCCCACCCAGAATACTTGGGATCAGGCGACATTCAATTAGGTAAGAAGGAATCAACTTCAGACACTGCCAAAGTTCTTGGCAGCATGTTCGATGGCATTGAATTCCGTGGTTTCAAACAAAGCGATGCTGAAATTCTTGCCAGAGACAGTGGCGTTCCAGTATGGAATGGTTTGACCGATGAATGGCACCCAACTCAAATGTTGGCTGACTTCATGACTGTGAAGGAAAACTTTGGCAAACTTCAAGGTTTAACTTTGACATTTATGGGTGACGGCCGTAACAACGTTGCCAACTCATTGTTGGTAACCGGTGCCATCTTGGGGGTTAACATCCACATCGTTTCACCTAAAGAGTTATTCCCAACTGACGAAATTCAAAGCATCGCTAAGGGCTTTGCTGAAAAATCTGGTGCCAAACTGTTGATTATCGACGACCTTGATGAAGGTATGAAGGGCTCAAACATTGTTTATACCGACGTTTGGGTATCAATGGGCGAAAGCAACTGGGAAGAACGCGTTAAGTTGTTAACACCATATCAAGTTAACATGGAAGCCCTGAAGAAGACCGGCACACCTGACGATCAATTAATCTTCATGCACTGCCTGCCAGCATTCCACAATACTGAAACCGAATACGGCAAGGATATTGAAAAGAAATATGGCATTACTGAAATGGAAGTTACTGATGAAGTGTTCACCAGCAAGTATGCTCGTCAATTTGAAGAAGCAGAAAACAGAATGCACTCAATCAAGGCTATGATGGCCGCAACACTTGGGAATTTGTTTATTCCACGTGTATAG
- a CDS encoding HAD hydrolase-like protein translates to MTQLFFDFDGTIADSEAGILKSLKYAVDKMKLPELTHDQYLKFIGPALKTSLQKFYPQLSEADQMQALKYYADYYRSEGMFQLDLYPGIVQELQALNEQGYDVNIASAKPEDLIHELTDQLDLTQYFTGRFGAGTDEKTRMTKTAVLKYALEQTHANANDSIMIGDRDTDMLGGYHNQVKTLGVTYGFGDVAELLGAHANTLVDKPEQIQGGVEKLIS, encoded by the coding sequence ATGACACAATTATTTTTTGACTTTGACGGGACGATCGCCGACTCGGAAGCCGGCATTCTCAAATCGCTGAAGTACGCAGTCGACAAAATGAAATTGCCGGAACTGACACATGATCAATACTTGAAATTTATTGGCCCGGCACTCAAGACCAGCCTCCAAAAATTTTATCCCCAGCTATCTGAAGCGGATCAGATGCAGGCGTTAAAATACTATGCCGATTATTACCGTAGCGAGGGGATGTTCCAACTCGATCTGTATCCCGGCATTGTCCAGGAGTTGCAGGCCTTGAACGAACAGGGCTACGACGTCAATATCGCCTCTGCCAAGCCGGAAGATTTGATTCATGAATTGACGGATCAACTAGATTTGACGCAATACTTTACCGGTCGATTTGGTGCGGGGACTGACGAGAAAACCCGGATGACCAAGACAGCGGTTCTCAAATATGCCTTGGAACAAACTCATGCCAACGCCAACGACAGCATCATGATCGGCGACCGTGACACCGATATGCTTGGCGGCTATCACAATCAGGTTAAGACGCTGGGAGTTACTTATGGATTTGGCGACGTTGCCGAACTGTTGGGCGCCCATGCGAATACGTTGGTGGATAAGCCCGAGCAGATTCAGGGCGGGGTAGAGAAATTAATCAGCTAA
- a CDS encoding sulfite exporter TauE/SafE family protein, producing the protein MVLTFIFLIIAGFAAGLLASVAGLASLVSYPALLAVGLPPVIANVTNTTALIFSGIGATASSLKELRGHWKKLTLYVILSLIGSIGGSVLLLIAPASSFEKVVPFFILFAGILLFMSGRKKDVSTAKLKQAHQTPTKRFWVSLISLTGIVLVGAYTGYFGAAGGVIFLAILSIITDDRFTVVNAMKNVIAFGGNLIATVIFIFKSKIDWLLVIPLGFGLLIGGYTGPIIVRHSNIHLLRILISLAAFGLAGYLFVTAYF; encoded by the coding sequence ATGGTGCTTACATTTATTTTCCTAATCATTGCCGGCTTCGCAGCGGGATTGCTCGCCTCAGTCGCCGGGCTGGCTTCACTTGTCTCCTATCCAGCCTTGTTAGCGGTGGGGCTTCCGCCAGTTATTGCCAATGTTACCAATACCACTGCCCTGATCTTCTCAGGAATCGGTGCGACGGCTTCTTCGCTAAAGGAACTCCGAGGGCATTGGAAAAAATTGACCCTGTACGTCATACTTTCACTTATCGGAAGCATCGGTGGTAGTGTGCTGTTGCTGATTGCACCGGCTTCGTCGTTTGAAAAAGTGGTTCCTTTCTTCATCCTCTTCGCCGGCATTCTGTTATTCATGTCCGGTCGAAAAAAGGACGTTTCCACTGCCAAATTGAAGCAGGCACACCAAACGCCAACCAAGCGCTTCTGGGTGTCACTGATCAGCCTGACCGGAATTGTCCTAGTCGGAGCTTACACTGGGTACTTTGGTGCTGCGGGCGGCGTTATCTTCCTCGCAATTTTATCAATCATCACTGATGATCGTTTTACCGTGGTCAACGCCATGAAGAATGTGATTGCCTTTGGTGGCAACTTGATTGCAACCGTTATTTTTATTTTCAAGTCAAAAATTGACTGGCTATTGGTGATCCCGCTTGGATTTGGCTTGCTAATTGGCGGCTACACCGGACCGATCATTGTCCGTCACTCAAATATCCATTTGCTGCGGATTTTGATTTCATTAGCTGCATTTGGTTTGGCTGGGTATTTGTTTGTGACTGCTTATTTTTAA
- a CDS encoding DsrE family protein: protein MHKVVFHIDELDKWDHTLSNISNLLDYGRVNKEEYHIVVLVNGDAIKGYLDEHLRNAVEQFSREGVRFHACNNSMNSHSIKENQLPANVEIVAAGVADLVSLQEQGFAYIKP from the coding sequence ATGCATAAAGTTGTCTTTCACATTGATGAATTGGATAAGTGGGATCACACACTGAGCAATATTAGTAACCTGCTGGATTATGGACGGGTGAATAAGGAAGAATACCACATTGTCGTCTTAGTCAACGGCGATGCCATCAAAGGCTATTTGGACGAGCATCTGCGAAATGCCGTTGAGCAATTCAGCCGAGAAGGGGTTAGATTCCACGCCTGCAATAATTCGATGAATAGCCATTCGATTAAGGAAAATCAGTTACCGGCAAACGTTGAAATCGTCGCTGCCGGTGTCGCTGATTTGGTTTCACTGCAGGAACAGGGTTTTGCCTATATCAAGCCTTAA
- a CDS encoding Crp/Fnr family transcriptional regulator, producing the protein MILKNKSDYEYYAKKLRRHPEFSPLSDKYINQLIDEMTVKTYHRGQILFDQGDTRDRFYYLIDGVCKSFHWDKDGGEQLYLYIRPEKAFPYIGLFEDDRYAYTVQTMSEVKLAEFPMPIYEEILRENPELMVNAVKEMSQIINTSETQLQRMVTTSAKCRVWNAILFIGQQIGDYQEDETILVPYPITLVELSKVSGTTRETTSQMVQQLVAENKVQYNRKYFKILEIDDDSY; encoded by the coding sequence ATGATTTTAAAGAATAAGAGTGATTATGAGTATTATGCTAAAAAACTGCGCCGCCATCCTGAATTTAGTCCGCTGAGTGATAAGTATATCAATCAGTTGATTGATGAGATGACTGTTAAAACCTATCATCGCGGTCAAATCTTGTTTGACCAGGGAGATACCCGTGATCGGTTCTATTATTTGATCGATGGGGTTTGTAAATCTTTTCACTGGGACAAAGACGGCGGCGAACAGCTGTATCTGTATATTCGACCCGAAAAGGCATTCCCATATATTGGTTTGTTTGAAGACGATCGCTATGCATACACGGTCCAGACAATGTCCGAGGTCAAATTAGCCGAGTTCCCGATGCCGATTTATGAGGAAATTTTGCGTGAGAACCCTGAGTTGATGGTCAATGCTGTCAAAGAAATGAGTCAAATTATCAACACCTCTGAGACTCAGCTTCAACGCATGGTGACCACCAGTGCAAAATGCCGGGTTTGGAACGCAATTCTCTTCATTGGTCAACAAATTGGTGATTATCAAGAAGATGAGACAATCCTTGTTCCGTATCCAATTACATTGGTTGAACTGTCCAAGGTGAGTGGAACAACGAGGGAAACGACCAGCCAGATGGTTCAGCAGTTGGTTGCCGAGAACAAGGTTCAATATAATCGCAAATATTTCAAAATTTTAGAGATTGACGATGATTCATATTAA